One genomic region from Ralstonia pickettii DTP0602 encodes:
- a CDS encoding LysR family transcriptional regulator (K03862: vanA; vanillate monooxygenase [EC:1.14.13.82]) gives MFVRNTWYVAGWDKEVGPSDLFSRTIIGIPVLMYRAEDGTLVAMEDRCCHRGAPLSVGRREGDCVRCMYHGLKFDPTGQCIEAPAQQRIPPQARVRTFPVVERNRWIWIWMGDAEAADPALIPDTHWLDDSAWRSLDGYIHYDVNYLLIADNLLDFSHLPFVHPTTLGGSEDYAGVQPKVERLDDGVRIIRWTIDTEAPPFAKQVKDWPGKVDRWNIYNFTLPAILLMDSGMAPTGTGAPEGRRVDAAEFRGCQALTPETENSTHYFFAHPHNFAIDQPEVTRSIHQSVVAAFDEDRDIITAQQRSLALAPDFKMVPFSIDAALSQFRWVVARRLEEEAAQRGQVRQLKEA, from the coding sequence ATGTTTGTCAGGAACACCTGGTATGTGGCGGGCTGGGACAAGGAAGTCGGGCCCAGCGACTTGTTCAGCCGGACCATCATCGGCATCCCCGTGCTGATGTACCGCGCGGAAGACGGAACGCTGGTGGCGATGGAAGACCGCTGTTGCCATCGCGGCGCTCCGCTGTCGGTGGGCCGGCGCGAAGGCGACTGCGTGCGCTGCATGTATCACGGGCTCAAGTTCGATCCCACCGGCCAATGCATCGAGGCGCCGGCGCAGCAGCGGATCCCGCCGCAAGCGCGCGTGCGGACCTTCCCCGTGGTCGAGCGCAATCGCTGGATCTGGATCTGGATGGGTGACGCGGAAGCGGCTGATCCGGCGCTGATCCCTGACACCCACTGGCTGGACGACTCGGCGTGGCGCAGCCTCGATGGCTACATCCACTACGACGTCAACTACCTGCTGATCGCCGACAACCTGCTCGACTTCTCGCACCTGCCCTTCGTTCATCCCACCACGCTCGGGGGCAGCGAGGACTACGCGGGCGTGCAGCCGAAGGTCGAGCGTCTCGACGATGGCGTGCGCATTATCCGCTGGACCATCGACACCGAGGCCCCGCCGTTTGCGAAGCAGGTCAAGGACTGGCCGGGCAAGGTCGACCGCTGGAACATCTACAACTTCACGCTGCCGGCAATCCTGCTGATGGACTCCGGCATGGCACCGACCGGGACCGGGGCACCGGAAGGCAGGCGCGTCGACGCCGCGGAATTCCGTGGCTGCCAGGCACTGACGCCGGAAACCGAGAACTCCACACACTACTTCTTTGCCCATCCGCACAACTTCGCGATCGACCAGCCCGAGGTCACCCGGTCCATCCACCAGAGCGTAGTGGCAGCGTTCGACGAGGACCGCGACATCATCACCGCTCAGCAGCGCTCGCTGGCACTCGCGCCTGATTTCAAGATGGTTCCGTTCTCCATTGACGCGGCCCTGTCCCAGTTCCGCTGGGTGGTCGCACGTCGACTGGAAGAAGAAGCCGCCCAGCGCGGGCAGGTGCGGCAACTGAAGGAGGCCTGA
- a CDS encoding ferredoxin (K03863: vanB; vanillate monooxygenase [EC:1.14.13.82]), whose protein sequence is MMELVVTGLRAEAEGVLGVELRCPSRAALPGFDPGAHVDVALPNGLTRQYSIASSAADIGRYCLGIGLAPASRGGSRYAHEQLRVGDRLQVGTPRSLFRLETSAPAHLFIAGGIGITPILSMIRWCVEHGREWRLLYCVRSRGAAAYLDRLASHADRFVVHADDEHGGERVDLGAALREMPAGWHVYCCGPGPMMDAVSDCAREAGIGSGAVHFEHFGADTDRSDKPDGAFEVSLLRHGGRFTIPAGDSILSVLEANGLCLPSACREGLCRSCEVPLVAGAADHRDYVLGEDERAANRSILICVSRAQGGELVLDL, encoded by the coding sequence GTGATGGAACTGGTTGTCACCGGATTGCGCGCGGAAGCAGAGGGCGTGCTGGGCGTCGAGTTGCGCTGCCCGTCGCGTGCAGCGTTGCCAGGCTTTGATCCCGGCGCACACGTCGACGTGGCGCTTCCCAACGGCCTGACGAGGCAATACTCGATTGCCAGCTCGGCTGCCGATATCGGACGCTATTGCCTTGGCATTGGCCTGGCGCCAGCATCCCGCGGCGGATCGCGCTATGCACATGAGCAACTGCGAGTGGGCGATCGCCTGCAGGTCGGCACGCCGCGATCGTTGTTTCGGCTGGAAACGTCCGCGCCAGCACATCTGTTTATTGCGGGCGGCATCGGCATCACACCGATCCTCAGCATGATCCGCTGGTGCGTTGAGCATGGACGCGAGTGGCGTCTGTTGTATTGTGTGCGCTCGCGCGGCGCCGCCGCTTACCTCGACCGGCTCGCCTCCCATGCTGATCGCTTTGTCGTCCATGCCGATGACGAGCATGGCGGCGAACGGGTCGACCTGGGCGCTGCACTGCGCGAGATGCCTGCCGGCTGGCATGTGTATTGTTGCGGCCCCGGGCCGATGATGGACGCCGTGTCGGATTGTGCCCGGGAGGCCGGAATCGGGTCCGGCGCCGTACACTTCGAGCACTTTGGCGCCGATACCGACCGGAGTGACAAGCCTGACGGCGCGTTCGAAGTCAGCTTGCTGCGGCATGGCGGGCGTTTCACCATCCCTGCCGGTGACAGCATCCTGTCCGTGCTGGAAGCGAATGGCCTGTGCCTGCCGTCAGCGTGTCGCGAAGGCCTGTGCCGGAGTTGCGAAGTTCCGCTGGTTGCCGGCGCCGCGGACCATCGCGACTACGTGCTGGGCGAGGACGAGCGGGCCGCGAACCGATCCATCCTGATCTGTGTTTCGAGGGCGCAAGGCGGGGAGCTGGTGCTTGACCTCTGA
- a CDS encoding amino acid ABC transporter ATPase (K01996: livF; branched-chain amino acid transport system ATP-binding protein), translated as MSLILEVKDLHVRYGKVEAVHGANLKVEAGKIVTVIGPNGAGKSTMLNAIMGALPVNGSSSGSVSYLGHDMAGIPVEGRVARGMCLVPEKRELFASMTVEDNLQLGAFRRKRAGEKNYLDQMDVVYDLFPRLRERARQEAGTLSGGERQMLAVGRALMAKPQLLMLDEPSLGLAPLIVKEIFHIISNLRTTGVATLLIEQNARAALQVADYGYVIETGDMSMEGPADELASDPKVIETYLGLAKKAA; from the coding sequence ATGAGCCTGATTCTCGAAGTGAAGGACCTCCACGTCCGCTACGGCAAGGTGGAGGCGGTGCACGGCGCCAACCTGAAGGTGGAAGCCGGCAAGATCGTCACCGTGATCGGCCCCAATGGGGCCGGCAAGTCGACCATGCTCAATGCGATCATGGGCGCGCTGCCGGTGAACGGCTCGTCAAGCGGATCGGTCAGCTACCTCGGCCACGACATGGCCGGCATCCCGGTGGAGGGGCGCGTCGCGCGCGGCATGTGCCTGGTGCCGGAGAAGCGCGAGCTGTTCGCGTCGATGACGGTGGAGGACAACCTGCAGCTTGGCGCCTTCCGCCGCAAGCGCGCGGGCGAGAAGAACTATCTCGACCAGATGGATGTGGTCTACGACTTGTTCCCGCGCCTGCGCGAGCGCGCGCGACAGGAGGCGGGCACGCTGTCCGGCGGCGAGCGCCAGATGCTCGCGGTGGGCCGCGCGCTGATGGCCAAGCCGCAACTGCTGATGCTGGATGAACCCAGCCTGGGGCTGGCGCCGCTGATCGTCAAGGAGATCTTCCACATCATCAGCAACCTGCGCACGACGGGCGTGGCGACGCTGCTGATCGAGCAGAACGCGCGTGCCGCGCTGCAGGTGGCGGACTATGGCTATGTGATCGAGACCGGGGATATGTCGATGGAAGGGCCGGCCGATGAGCTGGCGAGCGATCCAAAGGTGATCGAGACCTATCTGGGGCTGGCGAAGAAGGCGGCGTGA